Proteins from a single region of Pseudodesulfovibrio portus:
- a CDS encoding class I SAM-dependent methyltransferase produces the protein MSAHSEIAPFIVPGYNEVVIADNLIAATGREFCDTQEQTADAFSNKWSRFDYEADGFERRVQRQKAWYLKLYGFESEAGLKEYLSGCRFILDAGAGLGYKAAWFAELCPDAIVVAADISASVVNASKQYRHLPNLLFLRCDIGNLDMFADDVFDYVSCDQVIQHTADPHATFRELVRVTKPRRDASVYVYRKKALPRELLDEYFRDACKQYSHEELMELSRQITELGKVLSAVDQEVEIPDIPAFGIEGGKMTVQRFLYWNFMKCFWNEELGEENSLMTNYDWYSPSQAFRYSEEEFRGWIEEAGMDIVHFHKEKACYSGRFKKVE, from the coding sequence ATGAGCGCACACAGCGAAATAGCCCCCTTCATCGTTCCCGGCTATAACGAGGTCGTGATCGCGGACAATCTCATCGCCGCGACCGGCCGGGAGTTTTGCGACACGCAGGAGCAGACCGCCGATGCCTTCTCCAACAAATGGAGCCGGTTCGACTACGAAGCGGACGGTTTCGAGCGTCGCGTGCAACGGCAGAAGGCGTGGTATCTCAAGCTCTACGGCTTTGAAAGCGAAGCCGGGCTGAAGGAATATCTCTCGGGCTGCCGGTTCATTCTGGATGCCGGGGCCGGCCTCGGATACAAGGCCGCGTGGTTCGCCGAGCTGTGCCCGGACGCGATCGTGGTGGCCGCCGACATCTCGGCTTCCGTGGTCAATGCGTCGAAACAGTATCGCCACCTCCCCAACCTCCTGTTTCTTCGGTGCGACATCGGCAACCTGGACATGTTTGCGGACGACGTTTTCGACTATGTCTCCTGCGATCAGGTCATACAGCACACGGCGGACCCGCATGCGACCTTCCGGGAACTGGTCCGCGTGACCAAACCCCGGAGGGACGCCTCGGTCTATGTGTACAGGAAGAAGGCGCTTCCCCGGGAGCTTCTGGACGAGTACTTCAGGGACGCGTGCAAGCAGTACAGCCATGAGGAGCTGATGGAACTGTCCCGGCAGATAACCGAACTGGGAAAAGTCCTGAGCGCCGTGGACCAGGAGGTCGAGATCCCGGACATTCCCGCTTTCGGCATTGAGGGCGGCAAAATGACCGTGCAACGGTTCCTGTATTGGAATTTCATGAAGTGCTTCTGGAACGAGGAGCTGGGCGAGGAAAACAGTCTCATGACCAACTACGACTGGTATTCACCGTCCCAGGCCTTCCGCTACTCCGAGGAGGAGTTCCGGGGCTGGATCGAGGAGGCTGGGATGGACATCGTCCACTTCCACAAGGAAAAAGCCTGCTATTCCGGACGATTCAAGAAAGTCGAATAA
- a CDS encoding NAD-dependent epimerase/dehydratase family protein: protein MNGHVIILGGDGFCGWPTALGFSQAGYDVTIVDNLSRRKIDVELECESLTPIQPIHRRIAAWANKTGKTINYVNLDVAVQYHKLLSLIEETRPTAMIHFAEQRAAPYSMKNSFCKRYTVGNNINATHNVLAAIVESGVDVHLVHLGTMGVYGYGTAGMPIPEGYLKAVVEGSEGPQEIEILYPANPGSVYHMTKTQDALMFYYYNKNDRLRITDLHQGVVWGTNTAETMLDEALINRYDYDGDYGTVLNRFLMQSVIGHPLTVYGCGGQTRAFIHISDTVKCIRLAVENPPAHGDRVQIFNQATETRTVRDLAEIVAEQTGAEVRYYKNPRREDAVNQLQVENGKFLGLGLKPTTLGNGLMQEVISIAEKYKDRCDTTKIITDSLWTGDMEVDRKGSKEPCA from the coding sequence ATGAACGGACATGTCATAATTCTCGGCGGCGACGGATTCTGCGGCTGGCCTACGGCCCTGGGCTTTTCCCAGGCAGGCTACGACGTCACCATCGTGGACAATCTTTCACGCCGTAAAATTGACGTGGAACTCGAATGCGAGTCCCTCACGCCCATCCAGCCCATCCACCGGCGCATTGCCGCATGGGCGAACAAGACGGGCAAAACGATCAATTACGTCAACCTCGACGTGGCCGTGCAGTACCACAAGCTGCTCTCCCTGATCGAGGAGACCCGCCCCACCGCCATGATCCATTTCGCCGAGCAGCGGGCCGCGCCCTATTCCATGAAGAACAGCTTCTGCAAGCGGTACACGGTGGGCAACAACATCAACGCCACCCACAACGTGCTGGCGGCCATCGTGGAATCGGGCGTGGACGTCCACCTGGTCCACCTCGGCACCATGGGCGTATACGGTTACGGGACTGCGGGCATGCCCATCCCCGAAGGCTACCTCAAGGCCGTGGTGGAAGGGTCCGAAGGCCCCCAGGAAATCGAGATCCTCTATCCGGCCAACCCGGGCAGCGTCTACCACATGACCAAGACCCAGGACGCCCTGATGTTCTACTATTACAACAAGAACGACCGGCTGCGGATCACCGACCTGCACCAGGGGGTGGTCTGGGGCACCAACACGGCCGAGACCATGCTGGATGAGGCCCTCATCAATCGGTACGACTACGACGGCGACTACGGCACGGTCCTCAACCGCTTCCTCATGCAGTCCGTCATCGGCCATCCGCTCACGGTCTACGGCTGCGGCGGACAGACCCGCGCCTTCATCCACATTTCCGACACGGTCAAATGCATCCGGCTGGCCGTGGAAAACCCGCCCGCCCACGGCGACAGGGTACAGATATTCAACCAGGCCACCGAGACCCGCACCGTGCGCGACCTGGCCGAGATCGTGGCCGAACAGACCGGGGCCGAGGTCCGCTACTACAAGAACCCGCGCCGCGAGGACGCGGTCAACCAGCTCCAGGTGGAGAACGGCAAATTCCTCGGCCTCGGGCTCAAGCCCACAACCCTGGGCAACGGGTTGATGCAGGAAGTCATCAGTATCGCGGAAAAGTACAAGGACCGGTGCGACACGACCAAGATCATCACGGATTCCCTGTGGACCGGCGACATGGAAGTGGACCGGAAAGGCTCGAAAGAGCCCTGCGCCTAG
- a CDS encoding NAD-dependent epimerase/dehydratase family protein, whose translation MKKILVTGGCGFIGANLLPMLLDREYEVRVLDSLILGSRDYIKGLDVEFVQGDIRDAGDAARAVRGVDTVIHLAAFGSVVASVEDPKTNFDMNPGGTLNMLQASVEAGVEQFVFSSTGGALIGNAEPPVNEQSLPKPISPYGAGKLACEGYLNAFAGSYGLRTKIMRFANVYGPYSGHKLGAVTAFIKAVHANEPIVLFGDGSASRDFLYTDDLCRGITGVAEADLAPATVLHLASGNETTVLELARLVAATGGRPDHEIVLRDARPGEVQRNFAAFDLARETIGFNPSTGLEEGLARTWDWFREHVL comes from the coding sequence ATGAAAAAAATTCTTGTCACCGGCGGTTGCGGATTCATCGGCGCCAATCTCCTCCCCATGCTCCTGGACAGGGAGTACGAGGTCCGGGTCCTGGACAGCCTGATCCTGGGCAGCCGGGACTACATCAAGGGGCTGGACGTCGAGTTCGTCCAGGGCGACATCCGCGACGCGGGCGATGCGGCCCGCGCGGTCAGGGGCGTGGACACGGTCATCCACCTGGCGGCCTTCGGATCGGTGGTGGCCTCCGTGGAAGACCCCAAAACCAATTTCGACATGAACCCCGGCGGCACGCTGAACATGCTCCAGGCGTCGGTGGAAGCCGGGGTGGAGCAGTTCGTGTTCTCCTCCACCGGCGGGGCGCTCATCGGCAACGCCGAGCCGCCGGTGAACGAGCAATCCCTGCCCAAGCCGATCTCGCCCTACGGCGCGGGCAAGCTGGCCTGCGAAGGCTACCTGAACGCCTTTGCCGGGTCCTACGGCCTGCGCACCAAGATCATGCGCTTCGCCAACGTGTACGGGCCCTACAGCGGCCACAAGCTGGGCGCGGTCACGGCCTTCATCAAGGCGGTGCACGCCAATGAGCCCATCGTGCTCTTCGGGGACGGATCGGCCAGCCGCGACTTCCTGTACACCGACGACCTGTGCCGGGGCATCACCGGCGTGGCCGAGGCCGACCTCGCGCCCGCCACGGTGCTCCATCTGGCCTCGGGGAACGAGACCACGGTCCTTGAGCTGGCCCGCCTCGTGGCCGCCACCGGGGGCAGGCCGGACCATGAGATAGTGCTCAGGGACGCCCGGCCCGGCGAGGTGCAGCGCAACTTCGCCGCCTTTGACCTGGCCCGCGAGACCATCGGCTTCAACCCGTCCACCGGGCTGGAGGAAGGCTTGGCGCGGACCTGGGACTGGTTCCGGGAACATGTCCTGTAG
- a CDS encoding glycosyltransferase — protein sequence MKILYLSTLDIMGGAARGAYRLHRGLLDKGVDSTMLCAMKFSDDPTVLGPRSVWERRYWNFRHWVEKGVLRLQRTTNPIIHSVNMLPTGNGRRVNEFDADIVQLHWIGSEMISIREVAAIQKPIVWRLADQWAFSGAEHYALAGQVERYIHGYTAENRPREYGGPDVDSWVWKRKMKHWLDKEMTIITGSRWLAECAKRSRLFQNKRVEAVKSGIDISVYKPIGRTEARKLLNLPQDKKLILFGALSATSDPRKGFHLLSPALRDVASAFSGQVEALVLGSSRPTDAPDFGMPVHYIPKLSDDVSLALTYSAADVLVAPSTMDNLPFSVMEAQACGTPCVAFDIGGLPDMIDHQANGWLARPFETDDLAEGMKTILGDDSVRAAWSRAGRDKAVAEYDVAVQADAYIAIYREILAGQ from the coding sequence ATGAAAATCCTCTATCTCTCCACACTCGACATCATGGGCGGCGCGGCGCGCGGGGCCTACCGGCTGCACCGCGGGCTGCTCGACAAGGGCGTGGACTCCACCATGCTCTGCGCCATGAAATTCAGCGACGACCCGACCGTCTTGGGACCAAGATCCGTCTGGGAACGACGGTACTGGAACTTTCGCCACTGGGTCGAGAAGGGTGTGCTCCGTTTACAACGCACCACCAACCCGATCATCCATTCGGTGAACATGCTGCCGACAGGCAATGGACGACGGGTAAATGAATTTGACGCCGATATCGTCCAGTTGCACTGGATCGGCTCGGAGATGATCTCGATCAGGGAAGTGGCCGCGATTCAAAAGCCCATTGTCTGGCGGCTGGCCGACCAGTGGGCTTTCAGCGGTGCCGAGCACTATGCCCTTGCCGGTCAGGTTGAGCGCTACATTCACGGTTACACCGCGGAGAACAGACCCCGGGAATACGGTGGTCCGGATGTGGACAGTTGGGTCTGGAAACGCAAAATGAAGCACTGGCTGGACAAGGAAATGACCATCATTACCGGTTCCAGGTGGCTGGCCGAGTGCGCCAAACGCAGTCGCCTGTTCCAAAACAAGCGAGTGGAAGCGGTCAAAAGCGGTATCGATATATCGGTATACAAACCGATCGGTCGCACTGAGGCCAGAAAACTGCTGAACCTCCCTCAGGACAAGAAACTCATCCTGTTCGGCGCACTCTCGGCCACCAGCGACCCGCGCAAGGGATTCCACCTGCTCTCCCCGGCCCTGCGCGACGTGGCCTCGGCCTTTTCCGGCCAAGTGGAGGCCCTGGTCCTCGGCTCGTCCAGGCCGACCGACGCGCCGGACTTCGGCATGCCCGTGCACTACATTCCCAAGCTGTCGGACGACGTCAGCCTGGCCCTGACCTATTCCGCCGCCGACGTGCTGGTCGCCCCGTCGACCATGGACAACCTGCCCTTCTCGGTCATGGAGGCCCAGGCCTGCGGGACGCCGTGCGTGGCCTTCGACATCGGCGGCCTGCCGGACATGATCGACCACCAGGCCAACGGCTGGCTTGCCCGGCCGTTTGAAACCGACGACCTGGCCGAGGGCATGAAGACGATCCTGGGCGACGATTCCGTCCGCGCCGCGTGGTCGCGGGCGGGCAGGGACAAGGCCGTGGCCGAATACGACGTCGCGGTCCAGGCGGACGCATATATTGCCATCTACAGAGAAATTCTCGCCGGGCAATAG
- a CDS encoding CgeB family protein, translating to MSYTYVKVTTLSPLYLDDFYARHPGLDAQDYDTQFAALMQDTHVWANHISRHLNELGADAHEIVYSAEPLQRAWARENGVDAEGPELLIAQLKKLSPDVVFLHISYPMYARFLPLVRDNVPGVRVIHGNIGVGFEREHFPSFAGLDFVITNESGLYSRLKEAGANPYHIYHAFEHTLLPRIREMGPLEETDFLFVGGIVLSNGYHLERGRFLTELVDRGIDLQVRSNPVEVKASIPPQLAARIKPPVWGISMYRALSGAKTAFNIHIDALPSASNMRLFEATGAGTCLVTDRVPELDRLFEDGTEIVTYASPDECADKVRWLLAHPAERKAIAEAGQKRTMKDHRLKDRIALLHDIILKELKAR from the coding sequence ATGAGTTACACCTACGTCAAAGTCACCACCCTGTCGCCGCTCTACCTCGACGACTTCTACGCGCGCCATCCCGGCCTTGACGCACAGGATTACGACACTCAATTCGCGGCCCTGATGCAGGACACCCACGTCTGGGCGAACCACATTTCCCGCCACCTGAACGAGCTCGGCGCGGACGCGCACGAGATCGTGTACAGCGCCGAGCCGCTCCAACGGGCCTGGGCACGGGAAAACGGTGTTGACGCCGAGGGCCCGGAACTGCTGATCGCGCAACTGAAAAAGCTCTCGCCGGACGTGGTCTTCCTGCACATCAGCTACCCCATGTACGCCCGGTTCCTGCCCTTGGTGCGGGACAACGTGCCGGGCGTCAGGGTTATCCACGGGAACATCGGCGTCGGTTTCGAGCGGGAGCACTTTCCCTCTTTCGCCGGGCTGGACTTCGTCATCACCAACGAGTCCGGGCTCTACTCCCGCCTCAAGGAAGCCGGGGCCAACCCCTATCACATCTACCACGCCTTCGAGCACACCCTGCTCCCCCGTATCCGTGAGATGGGGCCGCTGGAAGAGACCGATTTCCTTTTCGTCGGCGGCATCGTCCTGTCCAACGGCTACCACCTCGAGCGGGGCCGATTCCTGACCGAATTGGTGGACCGGGGCATCGATCTCCAGGTCCGCTCCAACCCCGTGGAGGTCAAGGCGAGCATCCCTCCGCAACTGGCCGCGCGCATCAAGCCGCCCGTCTGGGGCATCTCGATGTACCGGGCCCTGTCCGGCGCAAAGACCGCTTTCAACATCCATATCGACGCCCTGCCCAGCGCGTCGAACATGCGGCTCTTCGAGGCCACGGGCGCGGGCACCTGCCTGGTAACGGACCGGGTGCCCGAACTGGACCGGTTGTTCGAGGACGGCACCGAAATCGTGACCTACGCCTCACCCGACGAATGCGCCGACAAAGTGCGCTGGCTCCTCGCCCACCCCGCCGAACGCAAGGCCATTGCCGAGGCCGGGCAAAAGCGTACCATGAAGGACCATCGCCTGAAGGACAGGATAGCCCTCCTGCACGATATCATCCTCAAGGAACTGAAAGCGCGTTGA
- the asnB gene encoding asparagine synthase (glutamine-hydrolyzing), which translates to MCGIFGVIGHIDPGRAAACRDLMAHRGPDGAGLWTGDGVTLGHRRLSILDLSDRGGQPMAYADGRYRIVYNGELYNFVEVRAELEARGETFVSDSDTEVLLAAYAVWGPDCMDRFNGMWALAIWDDAERTLFLARDRFGKKPLFYARTGCGFVFASEMKAIMPLMDTIEPHDELTRSSRRIMHYESTDECLIKGISRFPAGHFGVLRDGELRLTRWWNTLDHVMDVPDSFEERAELFREIFLDACRIRMRSDVPIGCALSGGLDSSSVICSVAHVARHASGSRISSDFQHAFNAGFPGTPQDETPYARRVADHLGIPLTTLTVDPLASVNELYSQLYLFEEMHLTMPLPFMLTYGAIREGGVTVTLDGHGTDECFAGYLFTAKEALADAGCNIRAARGVLDAFYYGRPQSTQFPATPRWKFVLDFHLQRLSRALKGAGGVSCRDSGHPRWKELDHLTRILYVATHESILPTLLRNYDRYSMANGVEIRMPFMDHRIVTLAFSLAWDDKVRDGYTKAVVRRGVDGIVPPDITWRRTKIGFNSPVVDWMKGPLKEFFLDEVHSQAFGQSALVDRELARTRLEGVIADPDATYAQGEAAWTALLPYFWEQAMLKGRR; encoded by the coding sequence ATGTGTGGAATTTTTGGCGTCATAGGGCATATCGATCCGGGCCGGGCAGCGGCCTGCCGCGATCTCATGGCCCATCGCGGACCGGACGGGGCCGGTCTGTGGACCGGCGACGGGGTGACCCTGGGCCACCGGCGGCTGTCGATCCTGGACCTGTCCGACCGGGGCGGCCAGCCCATGGCCTACGCCGATGGGCGATACCGCATCGTCTACAACGGGGAACTCTATAATTTCGTGGAGGTCAGGGCCGAGCTCGAAGCGCGAGGCGAGACCTTTGTCAGCGACAGCGATACCGAGGTCCTGCTGGCCGCCTACGCCGTATGGGGGCCCGACTGCATGGACCGGTTCAACGGCATGTGGGCGTTGGCCATCTGGGACGATGCGGAACGCACCCTGTTCCTGGCCCGCGACCGGTTCGGCAAGAAACCGCTCTTCTACGCCCGCACCGGCTGCGGCTTCGTGTTCGCTTCGGAGATGAAGGCGATCATGCCGCTCATGGACACAATCGAGCCCCATGACGAGCTGACCCGGTCCAGCCGGCGAATCATGCATTACGAGTCCACTGACGAATGCCTGATCAAGGGCATTTCCCGCTTTCCGGCCGGGCATTTCGGCGTCCTCCGGGACGGGGAGCTCAGGCTGACCCGGTGGTGGAACACCCTGGACCACGTGATGGACGTACCGGACTCCTTCGAGGAGCGGGCCGAACTGTTCCGCGAAATTTTCCTGGACGCCTGCCGTATCCGCATGCGCAGCGACGTGCCCATCGGCTGCGCCCTGAGCGGCGGTCTTGATTCCAGTTCCGTGATCTGCTCGGTGGCGCATGTGGCGCGGCATGCGTCCGGCAGCCGCATCAGCAGCGATTTCCAGCATGCCTTCAATGCGGGGTTCCCCGGCACGCCCCAGGACGAGACCCCATATGCCCGGCGGGTGGCCGACCATCTCGGCATTCCGCTGACAACGCTGACAGTGGACCCGCTGGCGTCCGTGAACGAACTTTACAGCCAGCTCTATCTCTTCGAGGAAATGCATCTGACCATGCCGCTGCCGTTCATGCTCACCTACGGGGCCATCCGGGAGGGAGGCGTCACGGTCACCCTGGACGGGCACGGCACGGACGAGTGCTTTGCGGGATACCTGTTCACCGCCAAGGAGGCCCTGGCCGATGCCGGTTGCAACATCCGGGCGGCCAGGGGGGTGTTGGACGCCTTCTACTACGGGCGGCCCCAGTCCACCCAGTTCCCCGCGACGCCGCGCTGGAAGTTCGTGCTCGACTTTCATCTCCAGAGGCTCTCCCGGGCGCTCAAGGGGGCGGGGGGCGTCTCCTGCCGGGACAGCGGGCATCCGCGCTGGAAGGAACTGGATCACCTGACGCGTATCCTCTACGTGGCCACGCACGAGTCGATCCTGCCGACCCTGCTGCGCAATTATGACCGGTACTCCATGGCCAACGGCGTGGAGATTCGGATGCCGTTCATGGACCACCGCATCGTCACGCTGGCTTTTTCCCTGGCCTGGGACGACAAGGTGCGGGACGGGTACACCAAGGCCGTGGTGCGCCGGGGCGTCGACGGCATCGTGCCGCCGGACATCACCTGGCGGCGGACCAAGATCGGTTTCAATTCTCCGGTGGTGGACTGGATGAAGGGGCCGCTCAAGGAATTCTTTCTCGACGAGGTCCACTCTCAGGCATTCGGTCAGAGCGCTCTGGTGGACCGGGAGCTTGCCCGGACCCGGCTGGAGGGCGTCATCGCCGATCCGGACGCCACCTACGCCCAGGGCGAGGCGGCGTGGACGGCCCTGTTGCCCTATTTCTGGGAGCAGGCCATGCTCAAGGGGCGGCGTTAG
- a CDS encoding sulfotransferase family protein, whose translation MKRTYTDPEFFLVGMQRSGTTLLQTIIDASGRMELTDECWWLPSMNEGKKLYTAYFTRGNDAGWDDAVRVMHRELLKKEGRFGLQTIGCQNAAHAAYLHSLYPEAKFVHIIRDPRDTLISTLRTGIFSSPMAFRTAYAALTRFYEDSNAPHHILRYEDLTTRPVETLQSLCEFLDVDYTDDMLTPLARRISHNVSPALDLADLNARDIKPDRSVTERWRRQLPTLDLLDLNELFPIIDELGYPVYKDRKVRLRINGNGRGAQLLGARLHLSDETVIHEGDVLIDLASVGALGIRFPEADGPRSIRLEGYGEFEQAPNDEHLYLYRFDRMEKDVRFDYPSWNGLLEARPDLADMRLALYSAGGATKAFLKEFHARGLGERFAFAAILDKGAAGTLDGIPIIKTEDADLSEYDLILITSFSYYSEISKDLEARGLRRFADFTAVMFPNQELVRWW comes from the coding sequence ATGAAGCGCACCTACACGGACCCGGAATTCTTTCTCGTCGGAATGCAGCGGTCGGGCACTACCCTGTTGCAGACCATCATCGATGCGTCCGGCCGGATGGAGCTCACCGACGAATGCTGGTGGCTGCCCTCCATGAACGAAGGCAAGAAACTGTACACAGCCTACTTCACCCGGGGGAATGACGCGGGGTGGGACGATGCCGTCCGCGTCATGCACAGGGAACTGTTGAAGAAAGAAGGCCGCTTCGGACTCCAGACCATCGGCTGCCAGAACGCCGCCCACGCCGCCTACCTGCACTCCCTCTATCCCGAGGCCAAGTTCGTGCACATCATCCGCGACCCCAGGGATACCCTGATTTCCACGCTGCGCACGGGCATCTTCAGTTCACCCATGGCGTTCAGGACCGCCTACGCGGCCCTCACCCGCTTTTATGAAGACTCAAACGCGCCCCACCACATCCTGCGCTACGAGGACCTGACCACCCGACCGGTGGAAACCCTGCAATCTCTCTGCGAGTTCCTGGACGTCGATTATACTGACGACATGCTCACGCCCCTGGCCCGGCGTATTTCCCACAACGTCTCCCCGGCCCTTGACCTGGCCGACCTGAACGCCCGGGACATCAAGCCGGACAGATCGGTCACGGAGCGGTGGAGGCGGCAACTGCCGACCCTGGACCTGCTCGACCTCAACGAGCTGTTTCCGATCATCGACGAACTGGGGTATCCCGTATACAAGGACCGCAAGGTCCGGCTGCGGATCAACGGCAACGGCAGGGGAGCGCAGCTTCTCGGTGCGAGACTCCACCTCTCGGATGAAACGGTGATACACGAAGGCGATGTGCTGATCGACCTGGCATCCGTCGGCGCGCTGGGCATCCGTTTCCCGGAGGCGGACGGCCCGCGCTCGATCCGGCTGGAAGGATACGGGGAGTTCGAGCAGGCCCCGAACGACGAACACCTCTACCTCTACCGGTTCGACCGGATGGAGAAAGATGTCCGGTTCGACTATCCCTCGTGGAACGGACTGCTGGAGGCCCGGCCCGATCTGGCCGACATGCGTCTCGCACTCTATTCCGCCGGAGGCGCGACCAAGGCGTTCCTCAAGGAATTCCATGCCCGCGGGCTGGGCGAGCGGTTCGCCTTTGCCGCCATCCTGGACAAGGGGGCCGCAGGCACCCTGGACGGCATCCCGATCATCAAGACGGAAGACGCCGACCTGAGCGAATACGACCTCATTCTGATCACGTCCTTTTCCTACTATTCGGAGATAAGCAAGGATCTGGAAGCGCGGGGACTTCGGAGATTCGCGGACTTCACGGCCGTGATGTTCCCCAACCAGGAACTCGTCCGCTGGTGGTGA
- a CDS encoding elongator complex protein 3, with protein sequence MPHPIVFTHPEPPPATTRIWPVFLPFAGCPYRCLYCAQDKQTGRDHVDLGNILRDLETDLEQALAAGRGPYEIAFYGGTFTALPEPWPETFLSMAARFRERGLITRVRCSTRPDCVDPDGLAGLRAQGLDMVELGVQSFDDAALRTSGRGYTGETARAACAMVKEAGLALGIQLLPGLPGDRDGVFADDVRRTAGLAPETVRLYPCLVIRDTPLAALWEQGEYAPWTLSRTRAELAGALLALWAKNVRVIRLGLPPEGTLAEHILDGPWHPALGQSVRGLALAQVIWEKIQLLGKGPSSLDVPRRYQGELLGHADELAEEYAILGFGKGMVRYVDGDEFVLE encoded by the coding sequence TTGCCGCATCCCATCGTCTTTACGCACCCCGAACCGCCGCCTGCGACAACTCGTATCTGGCCGGTGTTTCTGCCCTTTGCCGGGTGCCCGTACCGTTGTCTCTACTGCGCTCAGGACAAACAGACCGGGCGGGACCATGTGGATTTGGGCAATATCCTGCGCGACCTGGAAACCGACCTGGAACAGGCGCTGGCCGCTGGCCGAGGGCCCTATGAGATCGCCTTTTACGGCGGCACGTTCACGGCCCTGCCGGAACCGTGGCCCGAAACGTTCCTGTCGATGGCGGCCCGGTTCCGGGAGCGCGGCCTGATCACCCGTGTCCGCTGCTCCACCCGGCCCGACTGCGTGGACCCCGATGGGCTCGCAGGGCTTCGCGCTCAGGGGCTCGACATGGTTGAGCTGGGAGTTCAGTCCTTTGATGACGCGGCGTTGCGTACGTCCGGGCGCGGTTATACTGGAGAGACCGCCCGCGCGGCCTGCGCAATGGTGAAGGAGGCGGGGCTGGCGCTCGGCATTCAGCTGTTGCCCGGCCTGCCCGGCGACCGGGACGGCGTCTTCGCCGACGACGTGCGCCGGACTGCCGGTCTCGCCCCGGAAACCGTCCGGTTGTATCCCTGCCTGGTCATCCGGGACACCCCCCTGGCCGCGCTATGGGAGCAAGGCGAGTACGCGCCGTGGACTTTGAGCCGCACCCGGGCGGAGCTGGCCGGTGCGCTCCTCGCCCTGTGGGCAAAGAACGTCCGGGTCATCCGGCTCGGCCTGCCGCCCGAGGGCACCCTGGCCGAACACATCCTGGACGGGCCGTGGCATCCTGCGCTGGGGCAGTCCGTACGGGGCCTGGCCCTGGCGCAAGTCATCTGGGAAAAGATACAGCTGCTGGGAAAGGGACCCTCATCCCTTGATGTGCCCCGCCGCTATCAGGGCGAACTCCTGGGACATGCCGACGAGTTGGCGGAAGAGTATGCCATTCTCGGTTTCGGCAAGGGCATGGTCAGGTACGTTGACGGGGACGAGTTCGTTCTGGAGTGA